One Cohnella candidum genomic region harbors:
- a CDS encoding response regulator transcription factor: MNGPTADILVVDDETEITELIKLYLERDGYAVHTADNGRDAIRMAEDLSPDLIILDVLLGKPDGIEVCRSLRAGTCADVPILFVSAKGEDNDIITGLSEGGDDYITKPFSPSQLVARVRAHIRRRRMNGKNQDEQLPTLAFPGLEIDFRSLEVRRNGERIPLSVKEFELLAVMAKQPNRVFPLDELYRRVWQSDSMGDTRTLMVHVSNLRKKVEDDPSRPLWIQTVRGFGYRFCPDGGIGSEQEIKQPI; this comes from the coding sequence GTGAATGGGCCGACAGCCGATATTCTGGTTGTGGACGATGAAACGGAAATTACCGAATTGATCAAACTTTACTTGGAGAGAGATGGTTATGCGGTACATACGGCGGATAACGGGCGCGACGCCATCCGGATGGCCGAAGACCTGTCGCCCGATTTGATCATCCTCGACGTGCTGCTCGGTAAACCGGACGGCATCGAAGTGTGCCGGTCATTGCGCGCAGGTACATGCGCCGACGTCCCGATCCTGTTCGTGAGCGCCAAAGGCGAAGACAACGACATTATCACCGGACTCTCCGAGGGCGGAGACGATTACATCACCAAGCCGTTCAGTCCCAGCCAGCTCGTCGCCCGCGTCCGGGCGCATATCCGCCGGCGCAGGATGAACGGGAAAAACCAGGACGAACAACTGCCGACGCTTGCGTTCCCCGGCTTGGAAATCGACTTTCGAAGCTTGGAAGTCCGGCGCAACGGCGAGCGGATCCCTTTATCCGTCAAGGAATTCGAATTGCTGGCCGTCATGGCCAAACAGCCGAACCGCGTCTTCCCGCTCGACGAGCTGTACCGCCGCGTCTGGCAATCCGACAGCATGGGGGACACGCGGACCTTGATGGTGCACGTCAGCAACCTGCGCAAGAAGGTCGAAGACGATCCTTCCCGTCCTCTATGGATTCAAACCGTGCGCGGATTCGGCTACCGGTTCTGTCCGGACGGCGGAATCGGCTCGGAGCAAGAAATAAAGCAACCTATATAA
- a CDS encoding alpha/beta fold hydrolase has translation MSFSKSKIKTSQGSLQIHVSGTGDPPIILINGGSGPIEGWMRVLPALSAASSVFAYNRFGVAGSDKPASPQDGVAIVEALREALSMTGFKPPYLLVGHSLGGLYAQLFARLHPAEAAGVVFLEASHPRDLALQDYQGKGVKAVNRLLSLFDSLSPHKKFGEVHFVERTAEQIRESGDFPDIPVWVVTGGKENRFMPPEARRHRMQNQLELVVLSRFGEHVIASKSGHFPQLTEPSVVMEAILACLERIRVTSAK, from the coding sequence ATGTCCTTTTCCAAATCCAAAATCAAGACCTCACAAGGATCGTTACAAATTCACGTCTCGGGAACCGGCGACCCGCCGATCATCCTGATCAACGGCGGATCCGGACCTATCGAAGGCTGGATGCGAGTCCTGCCCGCTCTTTCCGCCGCGTCATCGGTATTCGCGTATAACCGGTTCGGCGTCGCGGGCAGCGACAAACCCGCATCCCCCCAAGACGGCGTTGCAATTGTCGAAGCATTGCGGGAAGCCTTATCGATGACCGGCTTCAAACCTCCGTACTTGCTGGTCGGCCATTCTTTGGGTGGCCTATACGCGCAATTATTCGCCCGCCTTCATCCCGCCGAAGCGGCTGGAGTCGTCTTCCTCGAAGCCAGCCATCCGCGGGACCTTGCGCTTCAAGACTATCAAGGCAAGGGCGTAAAGGCCGTCAACAGACTGCTCTCCCTGTTCGATTCGTTGTCTCCGCACAAGAAATTCGGCGAGGTTCATTTCGTGGAAAGAACGGCGGAACAAATCCGGGAGAGCGGCGACTTTCCCGACATACCCGTATGGGTAGTGACCGGCGGGAAAGAAAACCGATTCATGCCGCCCGAAGCCCGAAGGCACCGAATGCAGAATCAGTTGGAGCTAGTCGTGCTGTCCCGTTTCGGCGAGCACGTCATCGCTTCGAAAAGCGGGCACTTCCCCCAATTAACGGAGCCTTCCGTCGTCATGGAAGCGATTCTTGCGTGCTTGGAACGGATCCGAGTAACCTCTGCAAAATAA
- a CDS encoding class I SAM-dependent methyltransferase, producing the protein MAKDWQDYELIDTGGGEKLERWGDIVLRRPDPQIIWPLQAETGMWRQADGHYHRSSSGGGNWTFKRTLPERWQISYGPLKFHIKPTNFKHTGLFPEQAFNWSWMMDKIRGAGRPIRVLNLFAYTGGATLASAAAGAEVCHVDAAKGMVQWAKENAQLSGLGEAPIRYITDDVFKFVEREQRRGRQYEAIIMDPPSYGRGPGGEVWKLEESLYPFLESCTSILSDRPLFVLVNSYTTGISPTVLNNLLHMAFRRKHGGSLNCGEIGLPITNSGMVLPCGIFGRWESNA; encoded by the coding sequence ATGGCAAAAGATTGGCAGGACTACGAATTGATCGACACCGGCGGCGGCGAGAAGCTGGAGCGCTGGGGCGACATCGTCCTGCGCCGTCCCGACCCGCAAATCATTTGGCCGCTTCAAGCCGAGACCGGCATGTGGCGGCAAGCGGACGGACATTATCACCGCAGCTCGTCGGGCGGCGGAAACTGGACGTTTAAACGCACGCTTCCGGAACGCTGGCAGATCTCCTACGGACCGCTGAAGTTCCACATCAAACCGACCAACTTCAAGCACACCGGTCTCTTCCCGGAGCAGGCGTTCAATTGGAGCTGGATGATGGACAAAATCCGCGGAGCCGGCCGGCCGATCCGCGTGCTCAACCTGTTTGCGTACACCGGAGGCGCTACGCTCGCTTCCGCGGCGGCCGGCGCCGAAGTTTGCCACGTGGACGCCGCCAAGGGCATGGTCCAATGGGCCAAAGAGAATGCCCAATTGTCCGGCCTGGGGGAGGCCCCGATCCGCTACATCACGGACGACGTATTCAAGTTCGTCGAACGGGAGCAGCGGCGCGGCCGCCAGTACGAAGCGATCATCATGGACCCTCCATCCTACGGCCGCGGACCTGGCGGAGAAGTCTGGAAGCTGGAAGAAAGCCTGTATCCGTTCCTGGAATCCTGTACTTCCATCTTGTCGGATCGTCCTCTGTTCGTTCTCGTGAATTCCTACACGACGGGCATTTCGCCTACGGTCCTGAACAACCTGCTGCATATGGCTTTTCGGCGTAAGCACGGCGGAAGCTTGAATTGCGGGGAAATCGGGCTTCCCATCACGAACAGCGGCATGGTTCTCCCTTGCGGGATCTTCGGCCGTTGGGAGAGCAATGCTTAA
- a CDS encoding CapA family protein — MRRTPALLTLVCVLLLTACLNVSLPGAFTSASPPDRAARQASLASDPPTQEATLMAVGDIMVHSPQLPGYLDAATKRYDFSGWFERVSPLFQEGDWVIGNLETPLAGADLKFTGYPKFNAPEQLAVDLREAGFDLVSTANNHAMDRGFAGVQRTLRNVRKAGLIPVGTAESPKDAERTAIVDRGGIRMGFLAYTYGTNGIPISKDKAYSVNLIDPKRMAGDIAKLRKAGADVVTVSLHFGTEYERLPNDQQRKIVRSAIGSGADIILGSHPHVVQPYDVVSVPASESGLKQNRKGVVIYSLGNFVSNQSGDWKDVGLIFSVHVVKKRQPDGSSLTTWDRIGLTPTAVHIENSGSKRHYTVLPIRQTLDERKDASLTEADYADLKAKLAGIEQHLHTYEQ; from the coding sequence TTGCGCCGAACTCCGGCGCTCCTTACGCTCGTTTGCGTCCTCCTGCTGACGGCGTGCCTGAACGTTTCGCTTCCCGGGGCGTTCACGTCCGCTTCCCCGCCGGACCGCGCAGCACGCCAAGCTTCGCTCGCTTCCGATCCGCCGACGCAGGAAGCGACCCTGATGGCCGTCGGCGATATCATGGTCCACTCTCCGCAGCTTCCCGGCTACTTGGACGCCGCAACCAAGCGGTACGATTTCTCAGGTTGGTTCGAACGGGTCTCTCCTTTATTCCAAGAGGGCGATTGGGTCATCGGGAACCTCGAGACGCCGCTGGCCGGGGCCGATCTGAAATTTACCGGTTATCCGAAATTCAACGCGCCGGAGCAGTTAGCGGTTGACCTGCGCGAAGCCGGCTTCGATCTCGTGTCTACGGCGAACAACCACGCGATGGACCGGGGCTTTGCCGGCGTGCAGCGCACGCTGCGCAACGTCCGCAAAGCCGGATTGATCCCGGTCGGCACCGCAGAGTCGCCGAAGGACGCCGAACGGACGGCGATCGTTGACCGCGGAGGCATCCGGATGGGCTTCCTGGCTTACACATACGGCACGAACGGTATTCCGATCTCCAAGGATAAAGCCTACTCCGTCAATCTCATCGATCCGAAACGAATGGCCGGCGATATCGCGAAGTTAAGAAAAGCCGGCGCGGACGTCGTCACGGTATCGCTTCATTTCGGAACGGAATACGAGCGGCTGCCGAACGACCAGCAGCGCAAAATCGTCCGCTCCGCCATCGGATCCGGGGCGGACATCATTCTGGGTTCCCACCCCCATGTCGTGCAGCCTTACGACGTCGTGAGCGTTCCCGCATCGGAAAGCGGCTTGAAACAAAACCGGAAAGGCGTCGTCATCTACTCGCTCGGCAACTTCGTCTCCAACCAATCCGGAGATTGGAAAGACGTCGGCCTCATCTTCTCCGTGCATGTCGTTAAAAAACGACAGCCCGACGGATCCTCATTGACCACCTGGGATCGGATCGGCCTAACGCCGACCGCTGTGCATATCGAGAATTCCGGCAGCAAGCGCCATTATACCGTACTTCCTATTCGACAGACGCTCGATGAACGTAAGGACGCCAGCCTAACGGAAGCCGACTATGCGGACTTGAAAGCGAAACTGGCCGGCATCGAGCAGCATCTGCACACTTACGAGCAATGA